One Phaseolus vulgaris cultivar G19833 chromosome 2, P. vulgaris v2.0, whole genome shotgun sequence DNA window includes the following coding sequences:
- the LOC137809549 gene encoding uncharacterized protein translates to MYGATDSDPLKPTATGFPVSYSTSTTYTTTTTTDTSSYTPPPPPQPKPIVEWSTGLCDCFSDCGNCCITLWCPCITFGRLAEIVDRGSSSCGASGALYTLVCCVTCCACLYSCFYRSKMRRQHGLKGNGCTDCLIHCCCEPCALCQEYRELQNRGFDMIIGWHGNVEQRSRGVAMTAVTAPSVEQGMNRVRVMSLPPTSQGAQPPHNHPAAAAFPVAYNTKPLPETEWSTGLCDCFSNFKNCCITCWCPCITFGQIAEVVDKGATSCGASGALYTLISCLLGCGCIYSCAYRTKMRQQYKLKGTPCLDFLTHCCCEACALCQEYRELQNRGFDMLIGWEGNVERGKEGVAMVPTAPALQPMTR, encoded by the exons ATGTATGGAGCAACAGACTCAGATCCATTGAAGCCAACGGCAACCGGTTTCCCCGTCAGCTACAGCACTTCAACAACctacaccaccaccaccaccaccgacACTTCTTCCTACACTCCACCGCCACCTCCTCAACCCAAACCTATCGTTGAATGGTCCACCGGCCTCTGTGATTGCTTTTCCGATTGTGGAAACT GTTGCATAACCTTGTGGTGTCCATGTATCACCTTTGGAAGGCTTGCGGAAATCGTTGACAGGGGATCCTCAT CATGTGGTGCTAGTGGGGCTCTCTACACGCTTGTTTGTTGTGTGACATGTTGTGCTTGCCTATACTCCTGCTTCTACCGATCCAAGATGAGGAGACAGCATGGTTTGAAGGGCAATGGTTGTACGGATTGCTTGATTCACTGCTGCTGCGAGCCCTGCGCTCTCTGTCAAGAATATCGTGAGCTTCAAAACCGTGGCTTTGACATGATCATAG GGTGGCATGGAAATGTGGAGCAAAGAAGTCGGGGAGTGGCCATGACTGCTGTAACAGCTCCATCAGTGGAACAGGGTATGAACCGT GTAAGAGTTATGTCTCTACCACCAACCTCACAAGGTGCACAACCACCCCACAATCATCCTGCTGCCGCTGCTTTTCCGGTGGCTTACAACACCAAACCCCTGCCGGAGACTGAATGGTCCACCGGCCTCTGTGACTGCTTCTCCAACTTCAAAAACT GTTGCATAACGTGCTGGTGTCCATGCATCACGTTTGGTCAAATTGCAGAGGTTGTTGACAAGGGAGCAACGT CATGTGGTGCTAGTGGAGCATTGTATACACTGATTAGCTGTTTACTTGGTTGTGGTTGTATATACTCATGTGCTTACCGCACCAAGATGAGACAACAATACAAGTTGAAGGGGACTCCATGTTTGGATTTCTTGACTCATTGCTGTTGTGAAGCATGTGCATTGTGCCAAGAATATCGTGAACTTCAAAACCGTGGATTTGACATGCTCATTG GGTGGGAAGGAAATGTTGAGCGAGGGAAGGAGGGTGTAGCAATGGTTCCAACTGCTCCTGCACTTCAACCTATGACTCGTTGA
- the LOC137809836 gene encoding protein PLANT CADMIUM RESISTANCE 3-like: protein MSEKIGDGSWSTGLCDCFSDCSSCCLTLWCPCVSFGRVAEILDKGSSSCCLHGSLFYVLAAFTHVGGCIYAWLYRVKLREVYGIEGHHCSDCVVSLLCLHLSICQEYRELKARGFRMSAGWEGNVQMHTRGVTSAPAVEGGMSR from the exons ATGAGTGAGAAAATTGGTGATGGGTCATGGTCCACTGGTTTATGCGACTGCTTCTCAGACTGCAGTTCTT GTTGTCTCACTCTTTGGTGCCCCTGTGTTAGCTTCGGAAGGGTAGCTGAGATCCTGGACAAAGGGTCAAGTT CTTGTTGTCTGCATGGATCACTGTTTTATGTACTTGCTGCTTTTACTCATGTGGGAGGCTGTATCTACGCCTGGTTGTATCGTGTAAAACTGAGGGAGGTTTATGGGATTGAGGGACACCATTGTAGTGATTGTGTGGTGAGTTTGTTGTGCCTCCATTTATCCATTTGCCAGGAGTATAGGGAGCTCAAAGCCCGTGGATTTCGCATGTCTGCTG GTTGGGAAGGGAATGTGCAGATGCATACACGTGGCGTGACTTCAGCACCAGCAGTGGAAGGTGGCATGAGTCGTTGA
- the LOC137812932 gene encoding pectinesterase inhibitor 7: MRTQRIHLLHLLLSLFLFAAAFSPVAAAAYDASAPAPDDGDTEFIRSSCNTTLYPDVCFTSLSRYANAVQQNPGQLARVAISVSLSKAHRAASYISNLTHDADYGTSGSRAALALHDCFSNLGDAVDEIRGSLKQMRQIGAAGEGAGSFLFQMSNVQTWMSAALTDEETCTDGFQDVAECPVKADVCNRVTNVKKFTSNALALVNSYAGKGMP, from the coding sequence ATGAGAACCCAACGCAttcaccttctccacctcctcCTCTCTCTCTTCCTCTTCGCAGCCGCATTCTCTCCGGTGGCCGCCGCCGCATACGACGCTTCAGCCCCCGCGCCTGACGACGGCGACACCGAGTTCATCCGCTCCAGCTGCAACACCACACTCTACCCCGACGTGTGCTTCACCTCCCTCTCCCGCTACGCCAATGCGGTGCAGCAGAACCCCGGCCAGCTGGCGCGCGTGGCCATCAGCGTCAGTCTCTCCAAGGCCCACCGCGCCGCCTCCTACATCTCCAACCTCACGCATGACGCCGACTACGGCACGAGCGGCTCGCGCGCGGCGCTAGCGCTTCACGACTGCTTCTCGAACCTCGGCGACGCCGTGGACGAAATCCGCGGCTCTCTGAAGCAGATGCGGCAGATTGGCGCAGCCGGCGAGGGCGCCGGCTCGTTCCTCTTCCAGATGAGCAACGTGCAGACGTGGATGAGCGCCGCTCTCACCGACGAGGAGACCTGCACGGACGGATTCCAGGACGTAGCGGAGTGTCCGGTGAAAGCGGATGTATGCAATCGCGTCACCAACGTCAAGAAATTCACCAGCAACGCTTTGGCTCTCGTCAACTCCTACGCCGGCAAGGGAATGCCCTGA
- the LOC137812934 gene encoding protein PLANT CADMIUM RESISTANCE 2-like, whose product MKPTATGFPVSDTSSYAPPPPPQPKPIVEWSSGLCDCFSDCGICCLTWWCPCVTFGRIAEIVDRGSSSCATTGALYTLLGLIRCACIYSRFYRSKMREQHGLEGSGCTDCFIHCCCEPCALSQEYRELQNRGFDMKIGWQGNVEQQSRGVAMTAVTVPSVEQNMNR is encoded by the exons ATGAAGCCAACGGCAACCGGTTTCCCCGTCAGTGACACCTCTTCCTACGCTCCACCgccacctcctcagcccaaacCAATCGTTGAATGGTCCTCCGGCCTCTGTGATTGCTTTTCCGATTGTGGAATCT GTTGCTTAACCTGGTGGTGTCCATGTGTCACCTTTGGAAGGATTGCGGAAATTGTTGACCGGGGATCCTCAT CATGTGCTACTACTGGGGCTCTGTACACGCTCCTTGGTTTGATACGTTGTGCTTGCATATACTCCCGCTTCTACCGATCCAAGATGAGGGAACAACATGGTTTAGAGGGCAGTGGTTGTACGGATTGCTTCATTCATTGCTGCTGCGAGCCCTGCGCTCTCTCTCAAGAATATCGTGAGCTTCAAAACCGTGGCTTTGACATGAAAATAG GGTGGCAAGGAAATGTAGAGCAACAAAGTCGGGGAGTGGCCATGACTGCTGTAACAGTTCCATCAGTGGAACAGAACATGAACCGTTGA
- the LOC137812935 gene encoding endoglucanase 8-like, whose amino-acid sequence MAPNSLFSVLSMLILLLLRPSAAGHDYRDALRKSILFFEGQRSGKLPGDQRLHWRRDSALHDGATAGVDLSGGYYDAGDNIKFGFPMAFTTTMLSWSVLDFEKSMGAELGNALKAVRWGTDYLLKATAKIGSGVVFVQVGDPYSDHNCWERPEDMDTLRTVFKIDGSHPGSDVAGETAAALAAASIVFRSRDPSYSTKLLNRAVAVFQFADSHRGAYSNSLRRAVCPFYCDVNGYQDELLWAAAWLHKASRRRQYREYIVKNEVVLKAGDTINEFGWDNKHAGINVLISKEVLMGRANYFASFKQNADQFICSTLPGISHPQVQYSPGGLIFKAGGSNMQHVTSLSFLLLAYSNYLSHANKVVPCGETTATPALLKHLAKRQVDYILGDNPLGMSYMVGYGPRYPQRIHHRASSLPSVSAHPARIGCKAGSRYFFSPNPNPNLLVGAVVGGPTNNTDSFPDSRPFFQQSEPTTYINAPLVGLLAFFSGHY is encoded by the exons ATGGCGCCAAACTCTCTCTTCTCTGTCCTCTCCATGctcatcctcctcctcctccgcCCCTCCGCCGCCGGCCACGACTACCGCGACGCCCTCCGCAAAAGCATCCTCTTCTTCGAAGGCCAGCGCTCGGGCAAACTCCCCGGCGATCAGCGTCTCCACTGGCGCCGCGACTCAGCATTGCACGACGGTGCAACCGCCGGA GTGGACTTGAGCGGAGGGTACTACGACGCCGGGGACAACATAAAGTTCGGGTTTCCGATGGCGTTCACGACGACGATGCTGTCGTGGAGCGTGCTCGACTTTGAGAAGAGCATGGGGGCGGAGCTAGGAAACGCGTTGAAGGCAGTGAGGTGGGGGACCGATTATCTGCTTAAGGCGACGGCGAAGATTGGTTCCGGCGTGGTGTTCGTTCAGGTTGGCGACCCTTACTCCGACCACAACTGCTGGGAGAGACCCGAAGACATGGACACGCTGCGCACCGTTTTCAAGATCGACGGGTCCCATCCAGGCTCTGACGTGGCAGGTGAAACTGCTGCTGCACTTGCTGCTGCCTCCATTGTCTTCAGATCACGTGACCCCTCCTACTCTACAAAACTCCTCAATCGAGCCGTTGCG GTGTTCCAGTTTGCTGACTCACATCGTGGTGCGTACAGTAACAGCCTGCGCCGTGCAGTGTGCCCGTTTTACTGCGACGTCAATGGTTACCAG GACGAGTTGCTGTGGGCAGCGGCGTGGTTGCACAAGGCGTCACGTAGGCGTCAGTACAGAGAATACATTGTGAAGAACGAAGTGGTGTTGAAAGCTGGGGACACCATTAATGAGTTTGGTTGGGATAACAAGCATGCTGGGATTAATGTCCTCATTTCTAAG GAGGTGCTAATGGGAAGAGCAAACTATTTCGCGTCGTTCAAACAAAACGCTGATCAATTTATCTGTTCTACATTGCCAGGAATTTCTCACCCTCAAGTTCAATACTCGCCAG GTGGGCTTATCTTCAAGGCGGGTGGAAGTAACATGCAGCACGTAACTTCCCTGTCTTTCCTGCTCCTGGCTTATTCCAACTACCTAAGCCACGCCAATAAGGTTGTGCCATGTGGCGAAACCACTGCCACCCCAGCTTTACTCAAACACCTTGCTAAACGTCAG GTGGACTACATTCTCGGGGACAATCCCTTGGGAATGTCGTACATGGTTGGATATGGCCCACGCTACCCGCAGAGGATACACCACCGGGCCAGCTCGCTTCCCTCCGTTTCGGCCCACCCAGCCCGCATTGGCTGTAAAGCTGGATCTCGCTATTTCTTTAGCCCAAATCCCAACCCCAATTTATTGGTTGGGGCAGTCGTGGGTGGGCCCACCAATAACACAGATTCCTTCCCTGATTCCAGGCCTTTCTTTCAGCAATCTGAGCCCACAACATACATCAATGCCCCGCTGGTGGGCCTTCTGGCTTTCTTTTCAGGCCACTATTGA